The following are from one region of the bacterium genome:
- the ruvB gene encoding Holliday junction branch migration DNA helicase RuvB codes for MDRGELSLSQQPEEGGAEESLRPQNLQEMVGQPRLRENLSVFVQAARERGEPLDHVLFHGPPGLGKTSLARIVAAELGAQFRATSGPAIERPGDLAALLSNVESGDVLFIDEIHRLSPSVEEILYPAMEDFQLDLLIGEGPTARSIRLDLPRFTLVGATTRAGLLTSPLRDRFGWSARLEYYPVEDLEQIVRRSGGLLGVDVEGKAAHEVARRSRGTPRIANRLLRRVRDFAAVRDGDAGRVLLDTARFALDRLDVDEAGFDGLDRSFLSTLVEKFAGGPVGLDTLAAAVGEDKGTLEDVVEPYLIHCGHLARTPRGRVATERAFAHLGVPYTAS; via the coding sequence GTGGACCGAGGAGAACTGAGCCTTTCGCAGCAGCCCGAGGAGGGCGGTGCGGAGGAGTCGCTCCGGCCCCAGAACCTCCAGGAGATGGTCGGCCAGCCGCGGCTGCGCGAGAACCTCTCGGTCTTCGTGCAGGCGGCGCGGGAGCGGGGCGAGCCCCTCGATCACGTCCTCTTCCACGGCCCGCCCGGGCTCGGCAAGACGTCCCTCGCCCGGATCGTGGCGGCGGAGCTCGGCGCCCAGTTTCGCGCGACGAGCGGCCCCGCGATCGAACGTCCCGGCGACCTCGCCGCGCTCCTCTCGAACGTCGAGAGCGGCGACGTGCTCTTCATCGACGAGATCCATCGCCTCTCGCCCTCGGTCGAGGAGATCCTCTATCCTGCGATGGAGGACTTCCAGCTCGACCTCCTGATCGGGGAAGGGCCGACGGCACGATCCATTCGCCTCGACCTGCCGCGCTTCACGCTGGTCGGCGCGACGACCCGGGCGGGGCTGCTGACCTCGCCGCTGCGCGATCGCTTCGGCTGGTCCGCACGCCTCGAGTACTACCCGGTCGAGGATCTCGAGCAGATCGTCCGCCGCTCCGGCGGCCTCCTCGGAGTCGACGTCGAAGGCAAGGCCGCCCACGAGGTCGCCCGTCGCTCCCGCGGTACGCCGCGGATCGCGAACCGGCTGCTGCGTCGGGTGCGGGACTTCGCGGCGGTCCGGGACGGCGACGCGGGTCGCGTCCTCCTCGACACCGCGCGCTTCGCCCTCGATCGCCTCGACGTCGACGAGGCCGGCTTCGACGGTCTCGATCGCAGCTTCCTCTCGACCCTCGTCGAGAAGTTCGCGGGCGGCCCCGTCGGTCTCGACACCCTCGCGGCCGCCGTCGGCGAGGACAAGGGCACTCTCGAGGACGTGGTCGAGCCCTACCTGATCCACTGCGGCCATCTCGCCAGGACGCCGCGCGGACGGGTCGCCACCGAGCGCGCCTTCGCCCACCTCGGCGTGCCCTATACCGCCAGCTAG
- a CDS encoding VCBS repeat-containing protein has protein sequence MSPPPSIRPSEPPCSGRHADAAPGARIRALRLPLALLVLLTGFLAAAGPVEAQDRTPFTIQTHEIQGRIHQVWPLRRGACAHAAQDLLILSSVGTPPALEKRLTWMPCGAALVPGDPRIVERALPPETGVVDVALLPGRSGPQLVLASGEGLRVEALASDDPPRVFPVPGGLALPERPWDVSRIPLVDDWHDLGPPVALVPALRGGWLVDLTTGATRALPMPMQATYRTYMPDLPEIEWQWMTQRVSWPSISRADDDGDGRLDLFALGRFEIFVYHAGPEGLPAEPSRRIPFQPFDEETEREPGATATNYFARDIDGDTRADLMLSTISGGLSDGQSLTRIFLNPGEGVAISDPPSAERLIEDGYSTFTFVDADGDGVDEILEASIEFGVLQIVRFLLTRSATTKIRVLRLDPEAPGGLRVLFEDDFAFKIDFAEGAIAGVIPNLGDWNGDGIKDFYLADGDEAITFRMGRVVEGTLVFGSTVDRQPIPLASGQSRAADLDGDGLDEIITFTTQDPDAPLMILENLGRLPGTRASMSPAPKTR, from the coding sequence GTGTCCCCGCCCCCGTCGATCCGCCCGTCCGAGCCTCCGTGCTCCGGACGACACGCCGACGCGGCGCCTGGCGCGCGCATCCGAGCGCTCCGGTTGCCCCTGGCGCTTCTGGTGCTCCTGACGGGCTTCCTGGCCGCCGCGGGCCCGGTCGAGGCCCAGGATCGAACGCCGTTCACGATCCAGACCCACGAGATCCAGGGACGGATCCACCAGGTCTGGCCCCTGCGGCGTGGCGCTTGCGCCCACGCTGCACAGGATCTGCTGATCCTGTCGAGCGTCGGGACGCCGCCGGCGCTCGAGAAGCGCCTGACCTGGATGCCCTGCGGCGCGGCCCTGGTCCCCGGGGACCCGCGGATCGTCGAGCGGGCGCTGCCGCCGGAGACCGGGGTGGTCGACGTCGCCCTGCTTCCCGGACGCTCCGGACCGCAGCTCGTGCTCGCCTCCGGCGAGGGGCTCCGGGTCGAGGCCCTCGCGAGCGACGACCCGCCCCGGGTCTTCCCCGTGCCGGGCGGCCTGGCCCTCCCCGAACGTCCCTGGGACGTGTCGCGTATTCCCCTGGTGGACGACTGGCACGACCTGGGTCCGCCGGTCGCGTTGGTGCCGGCTCTGCGCGGCGGCTGGCTCGTGGACCTCACGACCGGCGCGACACGCGCCCTGCCCATGCCGATGCAGGCCACCTACCGGACCTACATGCCCGACCTGCCCGAGATCGAATGGCAGTGGATGACCCAGCGCGTGAGCTGGCCGTCGATTTCACGCGCCGACGACGACGGCGACGGACGGCTCGATCTCTTCGCCCTCGGGCGCTTCGAGATCTTCGTCTACCACGCGGGACCGGAGGGCTTGCCGGCCGAGCCGAGTCGACGCATCCCCTTCCAACCCTTCGACGAGGAGACCGAGCGCGAGCCCGGGGCCACGGCGACGAACTACTTCGCCCGGGACATCGACGGCGACACCCGCGCCGACCTGATGCTCAGCACGATCTCCGGTGGCCTCTCCGACGGCCAGTCCCTCACGCGCATCTTCCTGAACCCCGGCGAAGGGGTCGCGATCTCCGACCCGCCCTCCGCAGAGCGCCTCATCGAAGACGGCTACTCGACCTTCACCTTCGTGGACGCCGACGGAGACGGCGTGGACGAGATCCTCGAGGCGAGCATCGAGTTCGGCGTGCTCCAGATCGTCCGCTTCCTCCTCACGCGAAGCGCGACGACGAAGATCCGCGTCCTCCGCCTCGACCCGGAAGCCCCGGGCGGCCTGCGCGTGCTCTTCGAGGACGACTTCGCGTTCAAGATCGACTTCGCCGAGGGCGCGATCGCCGGCGTGATCCCCAATCTGGGCGACTGGAACGGCGACGGGATCAAGGACTTCTACCTGGCCGACGGCGACGAGGCGATCACGTTCCGGATGGGCCGCGTCGTCGAGGGAACGCTGGTGTTCGGGTCGACCGTCGACCGCCAGCCGATCCCCCTCGCGAGCGGACAGAGTCGCGCGGCGGACCTGGACGGCGACGGTCTCGACGAGATCATCACGTTCACCACGCAGGATCCGGACGCACCGCTGATGATCCTCGAGAATCTCGGCCGCCTGCCCGGCACGCGGGCGAGCATGTCGCCCGCGCCGAAGACGCGCTAG